From Camelus dromedarius isolate mCamDro1 chromosome 2, mCamDro1.pat, whole genome shotgun sequence, one genomic window encodes:
- the CCNL1 gene encoding cyclin-L1 isoform X1: protein MASGPHPTATAAAAASSAAPSAGGSSSGTTTTTTTTTGGILIGDRLYSEVSLTIDHSLIPEERLSPTPSMQDGLDLPSETDLRILGCELIQAAGILLRLPQVAMATGQVLFHRFFYSKSFVKHSFEIVAMACINLASKIEEAPRRIRDVINVFHHLRQLRGKRTPSPLILDQNYINTKNQVIKAERRVLKELGFCVHVKHPHKIIVMYLQVLECERNQTLVQTAWNYMNDSLRTNVFVRFQPETIACACIYLAARALQIPLPTRPHWFLLFGTTEEEIQEICIETLRLYTRKKPNYELLEKEVEKRKVALQEAKLKAKGLNPDGTPALSTLGGFSPASKPSSPREVKAEEKSPISVNVKTVKKEPEDRQQPSKSPYNGVRKDSKRSRNSRSASRSRSRTRSRSRSHTPRRHYNNRRSRSGTYSSRSRSRSRSHSESPRRHHNHGSPHLKAKHTREDLKSSNRHSHKRKKSRSRSQSKSRDHSDAAKKHRHERGHHRDRRERSRSFERSHKGKHHGGSRSGHSRHRR from the exons ATGGCGTCCGGGCCTCACCCGACCGCgaccgctgccgccgccgcctcgtCGGCCGCCCCTAGCGCAGGCGGCTCCAGCTCCGGGACGACGACCACGACGACGACCACGACGGGAGGAATCCTGATCGGCGACCGCCTCTACTCGGAAGTTTCGCTCACCATCGACCACTCTCTGATTCCGGAGGAGCGGCTCTCGCCCACTCCGTCCATGCAGGACGGGCTCGACCTGCCCAGCGAGACGGACTTGCGCATCCTGGGCTGCGAGCTCATCCAGGCCGCCGGCATTCTCCTCCGGCTACCGCAG GTGGCGATGGCAACGGGGCAGGTGTTGTTTCATCGTTTTTTCTACTCCAAATCTTTCGTCAAACACAGTTTCGAG ATTGTTGCCATGGCTTGTATTAATCTTGCATCAAAAATCGAAGAAGCGCCTAGAAGAATAAGAGATGTGATTAATGTATTTCACCATCTACGCCAGTTAAGAGGAAAAAG GACTCCAAGCCCCCTGATCCTTGATCAGAACTACATTAACACCAAAAATCAAGTTATCAAGGCAGAGAGGAGGGTGCTAAAGGAGTTGGGATTTTGTGTTCATGTCAAGCATCCCCATAAG ATCATTGTTATGTATTTACAAGTCTTAGAATGTGAACGTAATCAAACCCTGGTTCAAACTGCCTG gaaTTATATGAATGACAGTCTTCGAACCAATGTATTTGTTCGATTTCAACCAGAGACTATAGCGTGTGCTTGCATCTACCTTGCAGCTAGAGCTCTTCAG ATTCCATTGCCAACTCGTCCCCATTGGTTTCTTCTCTTTGGTACTACAGAAGAGGAGATCCAGGAAATCTGCATAGAAACACTTAGGCTTTATACCAGAAAAAAG CCAAACTATGAATTGCTGGAGAAAGAAGTAGAGAAGAGAAAAGTGGCCTTACAAGAAGCCAAATTAAAAGCGAAGGGATTGAATCCTGATGGAACTCCAGCCCTTTCAACCCTTGGTGGATTTTCTCCAGCCTCTAAACCAT cttcaccAAGAGAAGTAAAAGCTGAAGAGAAGTCTCCCATCTCCGTTAATGTGAAGACAGTCAAAAAAGAGCCTGAGGATAGACAGCAGCCTTCCAAAAGCCCTTATAATGG GGTAagaaaagacagcaagagaagTAGAAATAGCAGAAGTGCAAGTCGATCGAGGTCAAGAACACGATCACGTTCTAGATCGCATACTCCAAGAAGACA TTATAATAATAGGCGGAGTCGATCTGGAACATACAGCTCGAGATCAAGAAGCAGGTCCCGCAGTCACAGTGAAAGTCCAAGAAGGCATCATAATCATGGTTCTCCTCACCTGAAAGCCAAGCACACCAGAGAGGATTTAAAAAGTTCAAATAGACAcagtcataaaaggaaaaagtctCGGTCTCGATCTCAGAGCAAGTCTCGGGATCACTCAGATGCTGCCAAGAAACACAGGCATGAAAGGGGACATCACAGGGACAGGCGTGAAAGGTCTCGCTCCTTTGAGAGGTCCCACAAAGGCAAGCACCACGGTGGCAGTCGCTCAGGACACAGCAGGCACAGGCGCTGA
- the CCNL1 gene encoding cyclin-L1 isoform X2 encodes MASGPHPTATAAAAASSAAPSAGGSSSGTTTTTTTTTGGILIGDRLYSEVSLTIDHSLIPEERLSPTPSMQDGLDLPSETDLRILGCELIQAAGILLRLPQVAMATGQVLFHRFFYSKSFVKHSFEIVAMACINLASKIEEAPRRIRDVINVFHHLRQLRGKRTPSPLILDQNYINTKNQVIKAERRVLKELGFCVHVKHPHKIIVMYLQVLECERNQTLVQTAWNYMNDSLRTNVFVRFQPETIACACIYLAARALQIPLPTRPHWFLLFGTTEEEIQEICIETLRLYTRKKPNYELLEKEVEKRKVALQEAKLKAKGLNPDGTPALSTLGGFSPASKPSSPREVKAEEKSPISVNVKTVKKEPEDRQQPSKSPYNGYNNRRSRSGTYSSRSRSRSRSHSESPRRHHNHGSPHLKAKHTREDLKSSNRHSHKRKKSRSRSQSKSRDHSDAAKKHRHERGHHRDRRERSRSFERSHKGKHHGGSRSGHSRHRR; translated from the exons ATGGCGTCCGGGCCTCACCCGACCGCgaccgctgccgccgccgcctcgtCGGCCGCCCCTAGCGCAGGCGGCTCCAGCTCCGGGACGACGACCACGACGACGACCACGACGGGAGGAATCCTGATCGGCGACCGCCTCTACTCGGAAGTTTCGCTCACCATCGACCACTCTCTGATTCCGGAGGAGCGGCTCTCGCCCACTCCGTCCATGCAGGACGGGCTCGACCTGCCCAGCGAGACGGACTTGCGCATCCTGGGCTGCGAGCTCATCCAGGCCGCCGGCATTCTCCTCCGGCTACCGCAG GTGGCGATGGCAACGGGGCAGGTGTTGTTTCATCGTTTTTTCTACTCCAAATCTTTCGTCAAACACAGTTTCGAG ATTGTTGCCATGGCTTGTATTAATCTTGCATCAAAAATCGAAGAAGCGCCTAGAAGAATAAGAGATGTGATTAATGTATTTCACCATCTACGCCAGTTAAGAGGAAAAAG GACTCCAAGCCCCCTGATCCTTGATCAGAACTACATTAACACCAAAAATCAAGTTATCAAGGCAGAGAGGAGGGTGCTAAAGGAGTTGGGATTTTGTGTTCATGTCAAGCATCCCCATAAG ATCATTGTTATGTATTTACAAGTCTTAGAATGTGAACGTAATCAAACCCTGGTTCAAACTGCCTG gaaTTATATGAATGACAGTCTTCGAACCAATGTATTTGTTCGATTTCAACCAGAGACTATAGCGTGTGCTTGCATCTACCTTGCAGCTAGAGCTCTTCAG ATTCCATTGCCAACTCGTCCCCATTGGTTTCTTCTCTTTGGTACTACAGAAGAGGAGATCCAGGAAATCTGCATAGAAACACTTAGGCTTTATACCAGAAAAAAG CCAAACTATGAATTGCTGGAGAAAGAAGTAGAGAAGAGAAAAGTGGCCTTACAAGAAGCCAAATTAAAAGCGAAGGGATTGAATCCTGATGGAACTCCAGCCCTTTCAACCCTTGGTGGATTTTCTCCAGCCTCTAAACCAT cttcaccAAGAGAAGTAAAAGCTGAAGAGAAGTCTCCCATCTCCGTTAATGTGAAGACAGTCAAAAAAGAGCCTGAGGATAGACAGCAGCCTTCCAAAAGCCCTTATAATGG TTATAATAATAGGCGGAGTCGATCTGGAACATACAGCTCGAGATCAAGAAGCAGGTCCCGCAGTCACAGTGAAAGTCCAAGAAGGCATCATAATCATGGTTCTCCTCACCTGAAAGCCAAGCACACCAGAGAGGATTTAAAAAGTTCAAATAGACAcagtcataaaaggaaaaagtctCGGTCTCGATCTCAGAGCAAGTCTCGGGATCACTCAGATGCTGCCAAGAAACACAGGCATGAAAGGGGACATCACAGGGACAGGCGTGAAAGGTCTCGCTCCTTTGAGAGGTCCCACAAAGGCAAGCACCACGGTGGCAGTCGCTCAGGACACAGCAGGCACAGGCGCTGA